In Paenibacillus guangzhouensis, a single window of DNA contains:
- a CDS encoding GerAB/ArcD/ProY family transporter, with protein sequence MSRDHRANSINDRQLMILMVFFTVGSAILVVPSPLTAIAGHDAWIASLMGLLFSFGIMYLYSMLGRRYPNLNFIQMNQKLLGPWLGSIFSWAYVLNALLIGVTGLMYYASDFLTREILVGTPPYAINLLLSVVIAMGGRLGLRTFSYTAEVLFPLFILFFVVLILFSTPSMEIERILPIIDTGGRTLVQGAVFNVCYSTCPVVFVLMLYPASMKRSDGSSNRLGLWMGNIIGGLILFGIIMASVLVLDPELIARQLFPSYTLAKHINVGRVITRIEVLMAAIWLIAVYFKLMMYFYAGMIGLAQLLRIKHAGMLTYPLVSIILPLSLVIYPNLFFRESFDLRVWPILAVLMGVGQPLMLVIVSSIRRWYTQRHQPLESK encoded by the coding sequence ATGAGTCGCGATCATCGAGCGAACAGCATTAACGATCGACAATTGATGATCCTTATGGTGTTCTTTACGGTAGGCAGCGCCATTCTGGTCGTTCCTAGCCCGCTGACCGCCATTGCTGGGCATGATGCATGGATTGCTTCGCTGATGGGGCTGCTCTTTAGCTTTGGGATCATGTATCTGTACAGCATGCTCGGCAGACGCTATCCGAATCTGAACTTCATTCAGATGAACCAGAAGCTGCTTGGCCCGTGGCTTGGCTCGATCTTCTCTTGGGCCTATGTCCTCAATGCATTGCTGATTGGCGTGACCGGCTTGATGTATTATGCGAGTGATTTTCTCACCCGAGAAATTCTTGTAGGGACACCGCCGTATGCGATTAATCTGCTGCTGAGCGTCGTCATTGCGATGGGAGGGAGGCTGGGCCTTCGAACGTTCAGCTATACGGCAGAAGTGCTGTTCCCGTTGTTCATCCTCTTCTTCGTGGTGCTTATCTTATTCTCGACGCCCAGCATGGAGATCGAACGGATCCTCCCGATTATCGATACGGGAGGCAGGACTTTGGTGCAGGGCGCGGTATTCAATGTGTGTTATTCTACGTGTCCCGTCGTATTCGTCTTAATGCTGTATCCGGCTTCAATGAAACGTTCGGACGGATCATCGAATCGGTTAGGTCTGTGGATGGGTAACATCATCGGTGGCTTGATTCTGTTCGGCATCATTATGGCGAGCGTACTGGTGCTCGATCCCGAATTGATCGCCAGGCAGTTGTTCCCCAGCTATACGCTGGCGAAGCATATTAATGTGGGACGTGTCATCACTCGCATTGAGGTGCTGATGGCCGCCATTTGGCTCATCGCAGTCTATTTCAAGCTGATGATGTATTTCTATGCCGGGATGATCGGGCTTGCACAGCTCTTGCGAATCAAACATGCGGGGATGCTTACCTATCCATTGGTATCCATCATTCTTCCGTTATCTTTGGTCATTTATCCGAACCTGTTCTTCCGCGAGTCGTTTGACTTGCGTGTGTGGCCTATTCTGGCTGTGCTGATGGGGGTGGGGCAGCCTTTGATGCTCGTCATCGTCAGCAGCATTCGGAGATGGTACACGCAGCGTCATCAGCCGCTTGAATCGAAATAA